CTTCCTAGTTTGCTCTCTGATTTTCATTGAGTATTAGCCGAATCTTTTCCTACCATTATACCATTTTTTTGATGATTTTCAAAATGAAGATTTGTTTTCAAAAAAGAGCTGGTTGCCCAACTCTTTCCTATCTGCTATTCTTTTTCCATTAAAAAGTCATAAATTTCTTGCACGGTACCCAGCGCCATCATTTCTTGGTCTTTAACGGTTTGTTTGAGATTTTGGTAAATCCGACTTTCTCCTATCTCTCGCTTTGGCGCTTCCTTATTGACTGTCATAACACCATCTTTGATGGTCACAAAGCCTAGTTCTTCAAAGACTTGAATCATCTTGACAAGTAAGATTTGTTGAATATTGAGATAAGTGGCCAAATCCTTCAGTTTATAGCGAATATCAAACTCTGGAAACTGGTAGATAGTCTTGTACAATTTTGCAAACTGATCTCTAGTCCCATAACCTGTCAGATAGTAGGCCTTATCAATATCATTTTTGAAATAGACAGCGGAAAAATTCTGTTTCTGAAAAATGGTCTTCAGCTGAGTAATATCTTCAGGAATGGTTTTCACGACAATAGCTTCACTAGCCGCTATATTTGGCACTTCTCCAGCAAAATCCAAGACTGGAACTCCTTCTGGCAAGACTGCATTCTTCCCACGGATGTTAAAGAGTTGAACACCCTCCACACGCGCATCCACCATCATCAACTGGAGGGCAGTTTGGCCATTCCATTGGTTGACAGACAATTTGACTGCCAGCTCTAAATTCTTGGTTTGAGCAAACTCTGTCGCCCATCTGCCTTGGCCAAAGGCTACCACTTCAAAACTCGCCTCACCTTTGGAAATTTTCAACTTGAGATGAGCATTGCCTGCCCCCATAGTACGGGCACTTTCGACCTGAAAATCCTTTATATAAAAGACAGGTTTCTGATTGTCCATTCCAAAGGGAGCTAAACGTTCAAAACTTTTGACCGTTTCCAAGCTAAGTGTCTCCAAATTCAGTTCTTCATCTAGATTTAACTTGTTCTTGCCAGCAGCATCTGCACCTTTTTCACGAACATAATCTTCCAAGACCTGAGATAAATCTGAGAGTTTCTCCACTTCCAGCGTCATTCCAGCCGCACCAGCATGGCCACCAAAGGCGATAAAGAGGTCTCGATGGGGATCTAGAGCCTCAAAAATATCGACCGCTTCCACACTACGAGCACTGCCCTTAGCACGACCGTCTTCTATATTAAGAACAATGACTGTCTGTCCCAATTCTTCCAACAAACGACCAGCCACGATTCCTAGAACCCCAGGATTCCAGCCTTCCTTGGCCAAGACTTGGACCTTCTTCTCAGGGTCCACCATGGTCTTAGCTTCTTCATAGATAGACTGGACGATTTCCTTGCGCTCTTCGTTTTTCTGATGAATCATAAGGGCAATCTCGTGAGCTTCCTCGTCGTCAAATCCAGTCAACAAATCAATAGCGGGATTAGGATCATCTAGACGTCCCAAGGCATTCAAACGAGGGGCAATCTGGAAACCAACCGTTTCTTCTGTTACTTCGTTGGCGGCAATCCCAGCCATGTCCAGCATTTCTTGTAGGCCAATACGCTGGGTATGACCTAACATTTCCAGACCATATTGAACCAAGATACGGTTCTCATCTGTCAAACTAACCATATCAGCAATGGTACCAATAGCAACCAAATCAAGCAATTCCACTTGTACTTCTTCTAACAGGGCACAAGCCAGCTTGAAAGCCACTCCGCAACCAGCCAAATATTTAAAAGGATAGTTCGCATCCGGATGTTCAGGATGGACAATGGCATAGGCATCAGGGAGGGTTTCAGGCATGGAATGGTGGTCTGTCACAATGACATCCACTCCCATAGACTGGGCCAATTCAATAGCCTCATGACCAGCAACCCCATTGTCCACCGTCACAATCAAAGAAATTCCTTCTTGCTCGATAAAGTATTTATAAACACTAGCATTTGGACCATAGCCATCAGTAAAACGATTGGGCAAGTAAACACGGCACTCGGCACCAAGTTGTTCCAAACTTTCCTTAACAATTGACGCCGAAGTCATGCCATCCGCATCGTAGTCTCCATAAACGAGAATATTTTCCCCCTCTTCAATGGCCTGACGAATCCGTTCCACTGCCTTGTCCATATCATGGAGCAGATAAGGGTCATGCAAGTCCTCCAAAGAAGGTTCTAAAAATTTCTTCAGACTTTCTTGGTCCTGAATCCCTCTCTCAAATAATAACCGAGCCACCTCAGAACCCAGTCCAGCCTTCTTGGCTATCTTTGTAAAATCCGCATCTTCAACCTGCGGGGCAAACTGCCATTCATAAGTAGGTGTTATCAAAAAGACATCCACTCTTTCTAAGAATTCTATTGCTTCATTATAACATGATTTAGGCTTTTTCTCTATCCAGATTGCTTTTTTATAAAATTTTAGTGAATTTTTAAGATATGATTTGACAAGACAAATTTTTTGGTGTAAAATCATGTTATAAAATCTAACACAAAGGAGATTCCTTATGGCTTTAGTAGAATTTGAACACGTCGAAAAATATTACGGGGACTACCACGCGCTCCGCGACATCAATCTCCGTTTTGAAAAAGGACAAGTCGTTGTCCTACTCGGACCATCTGGTTCTGGGAAATCCACTCTTATCCGTACCATCAATGGTTTGGAGGCTGTCGACAAGGGAAGTCTTCTAGTCAATGGCCACCAAGTTGCTGGTGCCAGCCAGAAAGATTTGGTACCTCTTCGCAAGGAAGTCGGCATGGTTTTCCAACATTTTAACCTCTATCCGCACAAAACAGTGTTAGAAAACGTAACACTTGCACCTATAAAAGTTCTAGGAATTGAAAAAAAAGAAGCTGAAAAAACAGCTCAAAAATATCTGGAATTTGTAAATATGTGGGACAAGAAAGATTCATATCCAGCCATGCTGTCTGGTGGACAAAAGCAACGGGTTGCCATTGCACGTGGACTCGCTATGCATCCGGAACTCCTCCTCTTTGATGAACCAACATCTGCCCTTGACCCTGAAACCATCGGTGATGTTCTGGCAGTTATGCAAAAATTGGCCCACGATGGTATGAATATGATTATCGTTACTCATGAAATGGGCTTTGCCCGTGAAGTTGCGGACCGCATCATCTTTATGGCTGATGGAGAAGTTTTGGTGGATACGACAGATGTTGATGACTTTTTCGACAATCCAAGCGAACCTCGTGCCCAACAATTCCTCAGCAAAATCATCAACCACGAAAGTGACAAAGTCAAATAAGGAGGCGCCTATGAAAAAGAAATTCTTTTTATCCGCATTATTGATTAGCCTTTTCGGCCTTACTGCTACAAAACCAGTTCAGGCTGACACCAGTGTCGCAGACATTCAAAAGAGAGGCGAGCTGGTTGTCGGTGTGAAACAAGACGTTCCCAATTTCGGTTATAAGAATCCTAAGACTGGGACCTATTCCGGTATCGAAACTGACTTGGCCAAAATGGTAGCAGATGAGCTCAAGGTCAAGGTTCGCTATGTGCCGGTTACAGCGCAAACCCGTGGACCCCTTCTAGACAATGAACAGGTCGATATGGATATCGCAACCTTCACCATCACAGATGAACGCAAAAAACTCTACAACTTCACCAGCCCTTACTACACAGATGCCTCTGGCTTTTTGGTCAATAAATCTGCCAAAATCAAAAAGATTGAGGACCTAAACGGCAAAACCATCGGAGTTGCCCAAGGTTCCATCACCCAACGCCTGATTACTGAACTGGGTAAAAAGAAAGGCCTGAAGTTTAAATTCGTCGAACTTGGTTCCTACCCAGAATTGATTACGTCCCTACACGCTCACCGTATTGATGCTTTTTCCGTTGACCGCTCGATTCTATCTGGCTACACTAGTAAACGGACAGCACTACTAGATGATAGTTTCAAGCCATCTGACTACGGTATCGTTACCAAGAAATCAAATACCGAGCTCAACGACTATCTCGATAACTTGGTTACTAAATGGAGCAAAGATGGTAGTTTGCAGAAACTTTATGACCGTTACAAGCTCAAACCATCTAGCCATACCGCAGATTAAGGAGGACACCCTATGACAGATTTATCATCTTGGACAGCCTATTTTCAGGATTTTGGACAATTTTTCAACGGTTTCCTCTTCACCCTTGCCCTAGCGATCGGATCCTTTATCCTCGCCATGGTCTTAGGCATCTTATTTGGAGCCATGTCAACCAGTAAACGTCCAATTTTACGCATTTTAGCTCGCATCTTTGTGGAGTTTTACCAAAACACTCCCCTCTTAGTGCAGTTTGTCATCGTTTTTTATGGCCTACCTCTTATCAGTGACCATATCATCATGATTCCAATTTATTGGACAGCTGTACTCTGCGTGGGACTCTATCACGGCGCCTATATCGCTGAGGTTATTCGCTCAGGGATTCAGTCTATTCCTAGCGGTCAAATGGAGGCAGCCTTGTCACAAGGGTTTACCTATATCAGTGGCCATGCGCTTGATTATCTTGCCTCAGGCCTTTCGTATCATTCTCCCTCCTTTGACCAACCAAATCGTCAACCTCATCAAGAACACCTCAACAGTCGCTATCATCTCTGGAGTAGATTTGATGTTTGTGACCAAGTCTTGGTCAGCCCTCAACGGAAACTACATTCCAGCATTTTTAGGCGCTGCTCTACTATACTTTTCTCTTTGCTTTCCTGTTGCCCAGTTTGGTCGCAAGATGGAGCAAGCCAACAAAAAAGCCTATTCACTTTAGGAGGTTACTATGGAATCCATTTTAGAAGTTTTGACCCCAGATAACCTAGTCTTTATCTTTAAAGGATTTGGCTTGACCCTCTACATTTCTCTGATTGCCATCGTCCTCTCTACCCTTATCGGAACGGTGCTAGCCGTCATGAGAAATGGTAAAAATCCTGTCTTAAGGATCATCTCCAGCATTTACATCGAATTTGTGCGTAACGTTCCTAACCTCCTCTGGATTTTCACTATCTTTTTGGTTTTCAAGATGAAATCCACTCCAGCAGGAATCACTGCCTTCACTCTCTTTACCTCAGCAGCTCTAGCTGAGATTATTCGAGGCGGTCTCAATGCCGTAGACAAGGGACAGTACGAAGCAGGAATGTCACAAGGATTTACTTCTGCACAAATCCTCTACCACATCATTCTCCCACAAGCCATTCGCAAAATGTTGCCAGCCATCATTTCTCAGTTTGTAACCGTGATTAAGGATACCAGCCTCCTCTACTCTGTTATCGCCCTACAAGAACTCTTTGGAGCTAGCCAAATTCTCATGGGCCGTTATTTCGAACCAGAGCAGGTCTTCAGTCTTTATATCCTGATTGCCCTCATCTACTTCAGCTTTAACCTAGCAATTTCTAGCCTGTCACATATGCTAGCCAAACGTTGGCAACAAGCTGCAGAATAATACTCTTCGAAAATCAAATTCAAACCACGTCAGCTTCCATCTGCAACCTCAAAACAGTGTTTTGAGCAACCTGTGGCTAGCTTCCTAGTTTGCTCTTTGATTTTCATTGAGTATAAACAGCCACTCTCCAGTTCATTGGAGAGTCTTTCTACGCAATCGCCAAAAAAACACTGCCAGATTCCTCTAGCAGTGTTTTGAGTTTCATTTGCTTAGTAAATTGTTCTTTCAGTTTCTACATCGAAGAAGTGTGCTTTGTTCAAGTCAAATCCAAGTTCAACTGTTGCACCTGTTTGCAAGTAGTCACGAGCATCAACTTTAGCAACAAATTCATCTTTACCAACTTGGCAGTAAAGGTGAGATTCTGAACCAAGCAATTCTGATACAGAGATAGTCGCTTTTACAACACAGTCTGGGAATGTTTCAAGGAAAGCAGGTTCTGCATTCACGTCTTCTGGACGGATACCGAAGATCAATTCTTTACCTTCGTAGCCTTTTTCACGAAGAACTTTCAAAGCACCTTCTGGAACTTTCAAACGGAAACCGTCAGAAACAATTTCGCTACCAACCAATTTCACGTTGATGAAGTTCATAGCTGGGCTTCCGATGAATCCTGCTACGAATTTGTTAACTGGGTTTTTGTAAACTTCTTGAGGAGTACCGATTTGTTCTACACGTCCGATAGTACCTGTACCAGCAGGGTTCTTAGTTGCTGACATGATAACGATACGGTCTGCAAGTGTCATCGCTTCTGTTTGGTCGTGAGTTACGTAGATAGTTGTAGCTCCGATACGACGGTGGATTTTAGCGATTTCAGCACGCATTGATACACGAAGTTTAGCATCCAAGTTTGACAAAGGCTCGTCCATCAAGAATACTTTTGCGTCACGGACAATCGCACGACCCATGGCAACACGTTGACGTTGACCACCTGAAAGGTCAGCTGGTTTACGTTCCAAGAATTCTTTCAATCCAAGGATTTCAGCTGCTTCTTGCACACGTTTGTCGATGTCTTCCTTGCTATATTTACGCAATTTCAAACCGAAAGCCATGTTATCATAAACAGTCATGTGTGGGTAAAGAGCGTAGTTTTGGAATACCATGGCGATATCACGGTCTTTTGGAGCTACGTCGTTGACAACCACGCCATCGATAGATGCAGTACCTTCTGTGATGTCTTCAAGACCAGCAATCATACGAAGAGTTGTTGATTTACCACATCCTGAAGGACCTACGAAAACGATGAACTCTTTGTCTTTGATGTCCAAGTTGAAGTCTTCAACTGAGTAGTGTTCGCTGTTTGGATATTTTTTGTAAATATTTTTAAGATTCAATTCTACCATGAGGTGAACTCCTTTTGTCTTTTGATAGTTTTATTATAGATGAAAACGCTTTACATTTCTATGGCAAGATGACCAAAAAAATAAAAAAGTTCTGTGCAACTTGCACAAAACTTTAGAGAATATCTGGTAAAATCAATTGATAACACAAGGTGAGATCTGTCAACTCCTTCAACTGAAGCCCTGTCAATTCTTCCCATTTATCAATCTTATATTGGAGAGAATTGCGGTGCAGATAGAGTTTCTGGGCTGTTTTAGTGAGAACAGCACTATTTTCCCAAAGAGAGAGGATGATTTCCTGAATCTGATCTTGATCCAAAATCATCTGGTGTAGACATTCCTTGATTGGCTTCAAGTCCACGAGCCTTTCTCCCATACTCCATAGATAGAGCTGAGAAAAAGTATGAACACCTTGGTGACCCTGACGCCACCAGGTCTTAAACAAATCGCGCTCTGCTTTGATTAAGTCTGATAGGGCTTGATGGCCTGTCTGAGACCAAACCTGACCTAACATGATAGAGAGACGCAGTCCAAAGTCATATTCAACCGCTTCAATCGTATCACTTAAAATAGCTCGTACAGAGGTGTACTTATCTTGTTGGAGAACAAAAATGTAATCCTGCGCTCCCACCTGTAGCACTGTCTGACAGTTAGGAAAAAGGGTCCGCATCATATCTAGCCAAGAAGCTAGATTTTCCTGCTGAAAATAGGAAAGATGACAATAGGCCAACTGAATCTTTTTAAAAGTTTGTGGTGCTTGTCCCTTGCCCTCAATCAGAAAAGAATACCAAGGATTGAGCGAACGAGCCTGCTCCTGCTGGGTCAAAAGGGAAATCAACTGCTTTTCACGCTCACTGAGCCCAGTTTCCTCCAGCAAAATCCACTGCTGAGAAGCTAAAGGGAGGGTAAGATATCCCTCTTTCTCTACTGGTTGGTCTGAAATCTGAGCTTCAGGAAACCAGTCTTGTAGTTCTTTTGACATCATGTCCTAACCCTCCACTTTTTGGATGCACCACGAAATCAAGCTCTCAAGACGTTCCAGATTTTCAGTCATATGAAGATAGCCCATCACAGCTTCAAAACCTGTGGACATACGGTAAGTCACCACATCAGCATTTTTAGCCTTTGTGTGACTATTGGTATTGCGACCACGTTTGTAGATTTCTTCTTCTTTTTCCGTTAGGACCTGCTCCTCCAACATGAGAGAAATCAGGCGAGCCTGAGCCTTGGCTGAGACATACTTGGTCGCTTCTTGATGGAGTTTATTGGGCTTGGTCATACCTTTGAGGATGAGGTGACGACGAATATACATAGAATACACCGCGTCCCCCTCAAAGGCTAGCGCAATCCCGTTAATGAGATTGACATCAATCACGTGTCCACCTCACTCCATCTTTGGTATCAAGGAGCTTAATCCCTTGAGCAGCCAATTGGTCACGGATTTGGTCTGCTGTCGCAAAGTCACGATTGGCACGCGCCTCTTGTCGTTTTTGAATCAAGGCTTCAATGTCTGCATCTAAAACTTCCTCGACAAAGACAATTCCAAAGACTTCCAACATATCCGCAAGAGCTTGCTTGACACTTGCATCATAGTTGCCGGAATTGATCCACTTGGCCATTTCAAAGACAACTGTGATTCCATTTGCAGCGTTAAAATCTTCATCCATTGCAGCCACAAACTTGTCTTTAAAAGCCTGTAACTCTTGAGCATCTACAGTCCCAGAAAATGGTTGTTCGTAAGTGTTCTTTAGATACTTGAGATTAGTCTCTGCATCACGCACTGCCTTTTCTGTAAAGTTGATTGGCTTGCGATAATGTTGAGTCGCAAAGAAGAAACGAAGCACTTGCCCATCGAGGGTTTTGAGGGCATCATGCACTGTAATAAAGTTGCCCAAGGATTTGGACATCTTGACATTATCGATATTGACAAAACCATTGTGCATCCAGTAGTTGGCAAAGGTCTTACCTGTTTTAGCTTCAGACTGGGCAATTTCATTGGTGTGGTGAGGAAACTCAAGGTCAGCTCCACCACCGTGAATATCAATGGTGTCGCCCAAAATCTCTGTTGACATGACTGAACACTCGATGTGCCAGCCCGGACGACCAGGTCCCCAAGGACTGTCCCAAGAAATCTCGCCTAATTTGGCAGCTTTCCATAGGGCAAAGTCTACAGGATTTTCCTTACGAGCCGTTTCTTCATCGGTTCGACCTGAAGCACCTAGCTCCAAATCTTCCAATGTTTTATTTGCTAATTTAGCATAGTTATGGGATTTTTCAACACGGAAGTAAACATCCCCTTGGCTCTCATAGGCAAAACCTTTTTCAATCAACTCTTCCACAAAGCGGATGATATCCGCCATAAACTCCACTACACGCGGATGGCGGGTCGCAGGCTTCACGCCTAAGGCCGTCACATCCTCACGAAAGGCAGCAATGTACTTGTCCGCAACCTCCTGGGGCGTGATACCTTCTTCCTTGGCACGGTTGATAATTTTATCATCTACATCTGTAAAATTGGAAATATAGGCAACCTCATACCCACGATACTCAAAATAACGACGAATCGTATCAAAAGCTACCGTCGAACGGGCATTCCCCACGTGGATATAGTTGTACACGGTTGGCCCACAAACATACATCTTGACTTTGCCGTCCTCGATTGGGACAAATTCTCGCAAATCACGAGACATGGTGTCATAGATTTTAATCATAAAATAATAGTCAGGAAAGCCAAAATCCAAGAACAGTTAATTTCATCACTAAGAGTTCAATTGAATTTCAGTCCGAATCTCTCTACACTTCGGAATCCCTTGCTCCTTTCTCATTCAGATAAACCACCTGGGTCTGTTTGACAAAGCCAATCTTTTCATACAAACGTTTGGCACCTACATTGCTATCTTCCACTGCAATCTGAAATTCCTTATCATTTTGCTCAATGAGTTGGTTGACGAGGGATTTTGCTAAATAACTTCCATAACCTTTCCCACGTTCAGATTCAGATATTGCTAAACCGTAGAAGTAATTCGTATTAGTCGATAAATCTACCGTGCAAGTTCCAATAACCTGACTATTTTTTAATAAAATATATAGGCGACTTTCTGGATCTTTCAGAGCCTCAGCGACATATCTATCCACAACTTCTCTCGATTCATGTTCCTCTGAAAATGCCTGAAATTTTAACTGACTAATTTGCTCCTGATACGAACTATCTGCTAACAAAACTTCAAGATTAGAAACCTTTGCTAACGGATAAGGTTTTCTATCCTTACCTAACCAAGTTTCTGTCTCTTCATCCTCGATTAGTCCCCAGTTGCTGACAAAATCAGGATAGCGGTCTAGAAAAACACGCTCTGTCTGAAAAGTGACTGAATGAATCGGAAAAGAAGCTGTTTCTCTCTCAAAACTAGTAAACAATGCACGTGCAATCCCCTGACGGCGATGGGCTGGATGAACCAGTATCGTCACTTCTACATCTTGATCATCTGCATAGACAGTTAATAAACCAACAAGTTCGCCTTTTTCATAATAAAGGAAAAAGGCGGGCATGTTTGGGTCAAAATTAAGCATGTTAGAGAGATAGGGATCACGATAGGTGCCGTCATAGTTTTGGCAACAGTTAATTAGTTTTTTCGCCTCAGATAGCTCCTCTTGGCTTAACTTGTTTCTTGCTTGAATCATATAGGTATCCTCTACAAACCAGACGATCTGTGACTTACATCTTTAGCCTGCTCGAGTTTATTGACGTAGTACTCTCGTTTTTCTTCGACTTCGTGAATGACTGGCTCATCCTTCTTACCATGTACACGGACAATCTTAGCAGGAATACCGACAACTGTCACATCACTAGGTACGTCTGCTACAACAACTGCTGCTGCACCGACCTTGGCATTTTCACCAATTTCCACAGGTCCGATAACTTGGGCATGGGCTGATATGAGAGCTCCCTTTCGAACGGTCGGATGGCGTTTGCCAACATCCTTACCAGTCCCACCAAGAGTCACCCCGTGATAAAGAAGAACACCTTTTTCAACGATCGCTGTTTCCCCAATCACCAAACCAGAACCATGGTCGATAAAGACACCTGAATCAATCTGGGCACCTGGATGAATCTCAATCTGAGTCCAAAAGCGCCAAAACTGACTGTGCATACGAGCCAAGAGTTTGAAGCCATGCTTCCAGAGAAAATGCGAAAGACGGTGGGCCGCCAAGGCCTTGACACCTGGATAAGTCAGCAAAACCTCCAAAGTGGTGCGGGCCGCTGGATCATTTTCTTTTACGATATCAATGGTTTCGCGCCACCATCCCATACATTTCTCCTTTTCTTATTCTGAATCTTTTGGTGTTTCTGTAACTTCTTTCTTAGGTTTGTGGTCCTTGTGATGACGTGGGCGGTGAGGTCTCTCAGACTTTTCGCCTTTTTCATCACGTTCAGGTTTTGGAGGACGAGGAAGAAGGGCTTTCATAGAAGCATCCACACGTCCTTTTTCATCAATCTTGATAACCTTAACATCAACTTCATCCCCGATGGCTACCAAGTCTTCGACATTATTGGTACGCGTCCAAGCCATCTCCGAGATATGAACGAGGGCATCCGTCTTGTCAAAGAGGTTGACAAAGGCACCAAATTTCTCGATACGAACAACCTTAGCATGGTAAACTTCATCCACTTTGGCTTCACGGACCAAACCAGCAATAATTTCTTTAGCACGGTTAATAGCATCTTGGTCGCTAGAGTAGATAGACACATTTCCTTCTTCATCGATATCAATCTTAACGCCTGTTTCAGCGATAATCTTGTCGATAGTTTCTCCACCTTTACCGATGACAATCTTAATCTTGTCCACATCAATCTTGATGGTATCAATTTTTGGAGCAGTTGGAGCCAATTCTGGACGAACTTCTGGAATGGTTGCTTCAATCACATCAAGAATTTCAAAACGGGCTTTCTTGGCTTGGGCAAGGGCTTCTGTCAAGATTTCTGCAGTGATTCCTTGAATCTTGATATCCATTTGAAGGGCTGTAATCCCGTCACGAGTACCAGCAACCTTAAAGTCCATATCTCCAAAGTGATCTTCCAAACCTTGGATATCTGTCAAGACTGTGTAGTTATTTCCATCTGAGATGAGACCCATGGCAATACCAGCTACTGGCGCCTTAATTGGCACACCACCAGCCATAAGGGCAAGAGTTCCCGCACAGATAGAAGCTTGAGATGAAGAACCATTTGATTCCAAGACTTCTGCTACCAGACGGATAGCGTATGGGAATTCTTCCAAACTTGGCAAGACTTGAGCAAGAGCACGCTCACCAAGAGCACCGTGACCGATTTCACGACGACCTGGCGCACCGTAACGACCAGTTTCCCCTACAGAATATTGAGGGAAGTTATAGTGGTGCATAAAGCGTTTCTTATACTCTGGATCCAAACCATCGATGATTTGAGTTTCTCCCATCGGAGCCAAGGTCAAAACTGAAAGAGCCTGAGTTTGTCCACGAGTAAAGAGACCTGAACCGTGCACACGAGGAAGGAAGTCAACAACCGCATCCAAAGGACGGATTTCATCAACCTTACGACCATCAGGACGAACCTTATCTTCTGTAATCAAACGGCGCACTTCAGCGTGCTCCATTTGTTCCAAGATTTCAGCCACATCACGCATAATGCGGTCAAATTCTTCGTGGTCCGCATATTTTTCTTCGTAAACAGCAGTCACTTGGTCTTTAACTGCTTGAGTTGCAGCTTCACGAGCCAATTTTTCTTCTACTTGAACCGCTTTTTGAAGGTCGCTGTTGTAGGCTGCGATGATTTCAGACTGCAAGTCAGCGTCCACATGAAGCAATTCTACTTCTGCTTTTTCCTTACCGACAGCAGCAACGATTTCTTCTTGGAAAGCAATCAATTCTTTGACCGCTTCGTGCCCTTTAAGGAGCGCTTCCAGCATGATTTCTTCTGACAATTCTTTGGCACCAGACTCTACCATGTTGATGGCGTGTTTAGTTCCTGCTACTGTCAATTCAAGGAGAGATTGCTCTGCTTGCTCTTGCGTAGGGTTGATGATGATTTGACCATCCACATAACCCACTTGGACACCAGCGATTGGGCCATCAAATGGGATATCTGAAATAGAAAGTGCCAAGGATGAACCAAACATAGCTGCCATCGGTGCAGAAGCATTTTCATCATAAGAAAGCACGGTGTTGATGACTTGGACTTCATTACGGAAACCTTCCGCAAACATAGGACGGATTGGACGATCAATCAAACGCGCTGTCAAGGTCGCATCTGTTGAAGGACGTCCTTCACGTTTCATAAAGCCACCAGGAAACTTCCCAGCCGC
This portion of the Streptococcus mitis B6 genome encodes:
- the cysS gene encoding cysteine--tRNA ligase; the protein is MIKIYDTMSRDLREFVPIEDGKVKMYVCGPTVYNYIHVGNARSTVAFDTIRRYFEYRGYEVAYISNFTDVDDKIINRAKEEGITPQEVADKYIAAFREDVTALGVKPATRHPRVVEFMADIIRFVEELIEKGFAYESQGDVYFRVEKSHNYAKLANKTLEDLELGASGRTDEETARKENPVDFALWKAAKLGEISWDSPWGPGRPGWHIECSVMSTEILGDTIDIHGGGADLEFPHHTNEIAQSEAKTGKTFANYWMHNGFVNIDNVKMSKSLGNFITVHDALKTLDGQVLRFFFATQHYRKPINFTEKAVRDAETNLKYLKNTYEQPFSGTVDAQELQAFKDKFVAAMDEDFNAANGITVVFEMAKWINSGNYDASVKQALADMLEVFGIVFVEEVLDADIEALIQKRQEARANRDFATADQIRDQLAAQGIKLLDTKDGVRWTRD
- a CDS encoding GNAT family N-acetyltransferase produces the protein MIQARNKLSQEELSEAKKLINCCQNYDGTYRDPYLSNMLNFDPNMPAFFLYYEKGELVGLLTVYADDQDVEVTILVHPAHRRQGIARALFTSFERETASFPIHSVTFQTERVFLDRYPDFVSNWGLIEDEETETWLGKDRKPYPLAKVSNLEVLLADSSYQEQISQLKFQAFSEEHESREVVDRYVAEALKDPESRLYILLKNSQVIGTCTVDLSTNTNYFYGLAISESERGKGYGSYLAKSLVNQLIEQNDKEFQIAVEDSNVGAKRLYEKIGFVKQTQVVYLNEKGARDSEV
- the cysE gene encoding serine O-acetyltransferase — its product is MGWWRETIDIVKENDPAARTTLEVLLTYPGVKALAAHRLSHFLWKHGFKLLARMHSQFWRFWTQIEIHPGAQIDSGVFIDHGSGLVIGETAIVEKGVLLYHGVTLGGTGKDVGKRHPTVRKGALISAHAQVIGPVEIGENAKVGAAAVVVADVPSDVTVVGIPAKIVRVHGKKDEPVIHEVEEKREYYVNKLEQAKDVSHRSSGL
- the pnp gene encoding polyribonucleotide nucleotidyltransferase, with amino-acid sequence MTKQVFQTTFAGRELIVETGQVAKQANGSVVVRYGESTVLTAAVMSKKMATGDFFPLQVNYEEKMYAAGKFPGGFMKREGRPSTDATLTARLIDRPIRPMFAEGFRNEVQVINTVLSYDENASAPMAAMFGSSLALSISDIPFDGPIAGVQVGYVDGQIIINPTQEQAEQSLLELTVAGTKHAINMVESGAKELSEEIMLEALLKGHEAVKELIAFQEEIVAAVGKEKAEVELLHVDADLQSEIIAAYNSDLQKAVQVEEKLAREAATQAVKDQVTAVYEEKYADHEEFDRIMRDVAEILEQMEHAEVRRLITEDKVRPDGRKVDEIRPLDAVVDFLPRVHGSGLFTRGQTQALSVLTLAPMGETQIIDGLDPEYKKRFMHHYNFPQYSVGETGRYGAPGRREIGHGALGERALAQVLPSLEEFPYAIRLVAEVLESNGSSSQASICAGTLALMAGGVPIKAPVAGIAMGLISDGNNYTVLTDIQGLEDHFGDMDFKVAGTRDGITALQMDIKIQGITAEILTEALAQAKKARFEILDVIEATIPEVRPELAPTAPKIDTIKIDVDKIKIVIGKGGETIDKIIAETGVKIDIDEEGNVSIYSSDQDAINRAKEIIAGLVREAKVDEVYHAKVVRIEKFGAFVNLFDKTDALVHISEMAWTRTNNVEDLVAIGDEVDVKVIKIDEKGRVDASMKALLPRPPKPERDEKGEKSERPHRPRHHKDHKPKKEVTETPKDSE